gaactgactataagatataatattcgtataaagcatcagaattaatagaatatattgtagaaaagtatattatattttaccgaAGACCGGTATTATTGCTGCATTTCAAGTTCAGGTAATGGaaatgaaatgtataattttatgatatactGTACAGAAACAAAGTAACATATAGTGTCAAAGTGTTCATCATTAAATGAATGTTTAGGCCATTCAGGAACTTCAACTTCTTTGTTTTGTACACCACAAAAGTGTTTTACTGGTATTTCTTCGAGTTCATCTAATAACTctctaaacaaaaaatttatttattgatataacatataacTATGTAACTATGCACagacattattattaagtcTGTTTATGGCAaaagattttactttattcaGAAGtcagaaaaataactttacgGGATATTTTACactaaattacaaattaacatTCCAAATTTTGCTCGGaccttatttaaaaatattgattataataaattatagactGGTTAAAAGGAATCTAtagaaagaaattgaaattttacgtagtaatttataaaaactgacatttctatacatttttctcatttatgtGTTGATAAGACTTTGACTCCTTTTTGGAAGATAAGataatgtgtaaatatttaacatactaattaattataagaagtACATTAATTCATCATTTACCAATGTTTCATTGATCATCATTcagtacaaataaaaaattcaaatattttgaatgtaaTGTTTTGGgaagtataaaaaacatttactttgttttaatcataaacagttatttgtaaattatctcCGTACCTTTGACAAGAATACACAgcgatataatatttgcagaaTAATATGTCTCATAAAACTCTAATAGCTTATTTCTAATGTTAATGTTTTTCTCCTTCGGTATTTTGTCCAATGTCTCTCTATTGCCTTCGCCAAATTTTGAATACGGATGATCTGGTCTCacagataaataatttctccaATTGATTAAATCGCCACTTATCGTCCATTAAATGTATTGTGTGttctaaatttatatcatttaccTCCTGATCAATCAAATTTTCCATAAAGAGAGGTGTTAAGAAAAACTGTGTAAAGTGAAAAAGCGCCTTCCAACTTATCCGGTCTTATATCGAAGTAAAACGTGATGTAATCTAAGCCTGTCGATGAGCTGCTCGAACCGCCATTCCACCACggatatatattgtaattatttcagtgagaaaatttttttggtctCAAATGTAACATACGCTCGCACAAGTGCGCTAATCCAGGTAGATCGTCTGGATCGCACACATAGCCTGCAACATATTTCAtctctaattaaataatcctttaaattgataatttagCAGTATTTAATTCCTAATTATTTGCGTTATCACAAAAAAATGACCAATTATATCCAGAAGGAAATGTAAACAGTAATCATACTATAGATAGAGTAACTCAAAAAAGGAAAAGTGCATAAAAAGTGCatcaaaacattaaatttatgtatatgccgaaatacaaagttattaaacagaaatcataaaaatcaaaaagtaacacatgaaaaatattaaatatattaaactgaTGAAGAAGTGATGTATCTTCAgacttattatattacaatttataatgtatgtacaGAATGATTTTATCAGAAAGTttttatgagaattattaaaaacaagtatatatgtaaaatctagcgaaataatataattaccgATATTAACGTCCATTGCGAAAGAACTACTGGCAGTTGTTCGATTGCTTATTAAAAGAactttcattttatattagcGAGTTCTAAGCTCCTGTATTTTCGGTGGTCTTCGGTTTTTCCTATATCATCGTATCGATTCTCCACATCTTTATGAGTCGACATATTGGTCACACTGGAGCTACAGAttcggaaatattatttctaacaTAAAGGAAATACAAATACAGACTTTAAGaatgtataaatttgtttaccTATTTAaccattatatctatattatctaTACAACAACGAtgctgaaaatatattattctaactGAAGCAAAGTTGTAACTTTTCAAGAATTATTTGCAcaataaacttttttcaaaaagtcTTTGAatcataaaacatttatagttactaataataatacaatattaaataaaatattgaataaagatattttaaaatattaggaaaaatttattaagtatgTATGAATGCAACACTCAATGCAACACAATATTGTAGTATAAATTCAAACTGTTACATGGATTAAGTACGGAGTTACAATAGTttctattttgttaaattgtcAAGATAAAATGTTTTCCTTATTTAAGTCATTTTCTTatgaacaaaattaaaatgtaagtaGTGTTTCTCTGTTCTCTGTTCTTCGTTCATTTTCTCATTTCAATATATGGTTACATatatgacaaaaatataacCAGAAAAGTAACATAAAAGGAAACAAAGCAAAACTTAACTTATTTATAAGATtacaatcaaattattaatgcaaaaagAGTCGAATGTAATAAAGTACTATTAGAGagtaatttcaattaaaatgtgTAATGTTTTTCATTGCCAACGTATACGTCATTTCTAAAacttaatttgtaataattgttatcTGCAATTATCAGTTATTGAAAAACCTatcctaacctaacctaactaCATGTGTccgcattttaatatttccttgaaaagacaagaattttgtatGAGTCAAACCGTATTTATTCTAAATTCTCAACAAAAGATATAAGATAGTAGACAAAAAAAGGTTATGATGTCGAAAGTAATAttgatacaattaaaaatattacgcatAAGACAGACATTGccaatgaaaatataaacctacctatagataatataaagtaaaataatgccCAGATATCATCAATCATCACAATACCGATAAATTAGTAAGAAACAGCGACAAATGCGAAAGATATTGATACACCAGTAATATTGAAAACAATTAACAAAGAGAACAATGTAAACTATCCCAGACGGTAGACACGTAAACTCATGACGATCGAGCGTTTGCGCAAATAACACGTAAAGCTGCGTCCACAAATACCTATGCTTAGCAATAATTGAGTTTGTTTCAGGCAACGTAttcaatatttgttacatttatcCAGCAACAGTTTACGCCCAGAGGTTTCATTAATGTAtagtttacaatttacatattattgatGGAGAAACAATTTACACattgtatacacacacatatatgtattatattctatagaggacgatttttatcttttttatctcatgtaatatttttattagggGAGTGTGAGTGGAGAAtttcttcataatttattttctttatttatataataaatatttaaaaatatcagtacTTTACCATATGAGAAAAATAGCCACAAGATTTGGGAAagtcaaaatatatatgaaatttttgtagtgTTTTTTGTGCCAAAACCAATTAAGCGGGAAGTACACACTTCTTCACAATGCATAAtgtgtaagcataagaaaattgattggtccatacacatgtgcataaggaaatagaccaatcagttttcttatgcttacgtattatgcgttatgcaaaagtctgtgttcCCATGGCACTGTAATATAACAAACGATAAAtagacaaaataaattaaaaaattctaaattataaaaaaacgcAAACGAAAagataaagtttaaataaattagttattattaattactacaAACTCaccaatatataaatagtattacatagcaaagtaataattattttcctattCACAATTATGTATTCAGATCAAatcatttattaagaaattatacaaCTAGTcgaaagtatatattttacatgtttgttgttctttcttatatagagcttaattattaataagagaaaaaggaaggcATATCTTTTCAcacattttgatatatatctgatataaatagtatacatatctgatatataataaatagtatatattCTTTGAGATTCTGAATCAGGATATCTGCGGTGAGGAAatgacaatataatatttatttgatttttataacaatttattgttatagaaattaaagaagaattgAACATGATACAATTTATACCAATTAAGAACGTTTTTTAAGAATGTATAATATCTCTGAACTCTTTCCATTGCGAATATTATATGGAAATCACAATTGCATCCCAAGTAGAGGAATATTcctaaattatattcaaattatcttattttatttatatacatctatcgtttcatttaaatacttaatataattaatttaaacttttatttaagcTTGTACTTAatagacatattttatttgtaaagaaGGCGACGGAGAttcaatatgaaaaatttattattattgtagtaGTATTTACTATTTCgcatatctattatttatatgttattatatatagtgtaTAAACGAATAAAGATGATTTATATGTGAGCAATCGCGAGATCTCCAGGGAGAAGGGGgcctataattaataatttcatttgcgttttgatttcatttcttttatataattttggaaTCTCTACAAGGACGTCATCGTTGGAATCTAAGGAATTTTTAGGAGAGAAAACTAAGGGCGAGGGGCTGATTGTTTGAGAAAGTCGAgagggaggggagggaggCCTGTTCGCGCCGTTCGTGGAGCTCGCAGGAGGCTAGCTAAGCGGAAGGGGAGCGCGACGGAGCGCGCGTATAGCGCGTGATCGGCAGGTGACGGAGAAGACTGTCGCAGAGCCCTCCACGGCCAAGGGAAATGAGATGCCCCGACCGATCTCCACGGCACCGATCGGACCCGGAATGGCGAGGTCATCATCCCAGAGGTTCACCGGGAGAGCTCCGGTCGGTAGAAGTGAGGCCCGGCTGTCCGCAGCGCTCGGCGAAAATTTCGAAATGCCATTGCGAAGGCGCGGGCTCGCGAAGCACCCCCGTATTGgctcctgcacacaggacgcggcagCGCGGCATTGCGGCAACGCGGCACCGCGGTAACCAATCACCATCTGCCTTTCCGTACTACTTTCAAAAGTAGAACGGAAAGGCAAGACGGTAATTGGTTACCGCGGTGCCGCGTTGCCGGAATGCCGCGCTGCCGCGTCTtgtgtgcaggagccatatggctcctgcacacaggacgcggcagCGCGGCATTGCGGCAACGCGGCACCGCGGTAACCAATCACCATCTGCCTTTCCGTACTACTTTCAGAAGTAGAACGGAAAGGCAAGACGGTAATTGGTTACCGTGGTGCCGCGTTGCCGCATTGTCGCGctgccgcgtcctgtgtgcaggagcCAGTAGGACTGACTGTATAGTCGTATACGACACTGCGCGAGTGCGCGACGGGGGGCGTTCAGTTCCCATCAGCCATCAGGACACCGCGCGATACGGCCGCGACGTGGATCCTTCCGACCTTCGATCAGCTCCGATCGTAATCGTATTCGGTCGCGAGCGAGCGTGATGTGTGTAATATGTGTAATCAAATGTGGTGTGATGTGGTAACGATATCGTATTCGTCTCTATTGAACGAAGGTACGAAGGGGACACGGTGTTCGCGAGTACGTTCGACGATCTCGCAATCAGAATAGCCGACATGGCCGCTTATCACGAAAAATGCGAGTTAAATCGTCGTCCAGCATGGTGTACGCGACGCTTGCCACGGAGCCTGCGTTTTCTCGTCGCCGTGTTTCGCGCATGACGGTGGAATCCCTGGAATATCGACCCGCGATCGAAGCCGGCGTTCGaaacaattttacatcgaAAGCATCCGAGTATCGTGCCTCCCCTCTCCTGTAAGTACGCAACGCTTCATATTCGTTTGACGCGAGTAATTGCGCTCGCAAACGCGATCGCCAAATCGCCATGTCGATGTCGTTCTGTCGAGAAGCTCGCGCGATTTTCGTCGCGAGCGCGATATATATCCGCCATGTTTCCCGTGCGTCGGTGCCGTTTTCCTGGAAGACGCTCGTCGcggtcgtttttttttttttcgggtGACGggacaaatatttatacgcgagcgttacttctgttagtaacttacgataattccacTACGTAAACGGAGAtatgtagtaacttacgataattcaatTCCACGTAAATGagggaattatcgtaagttgctacagaagtaacgctcgcgcaAACGTAATAATGATGAGAATAGTGAGTATATTATGGACGAATTACGATCGGacgcgattattattatcgcttTCTTGAATGATGTATCGAGGGGAGTTTCGCGTGTGATATATGCGAATTTCTCGGATCTATGAAATTGGCTCGACATTCTACGAtagtaatttcaaaaatataccGAGAGTTTTAACAGCACTTTTCATAGttctacatataaaaacatgataaaaaataaactagtTTCACATTccttgtattaaaaaatcgaaatagaaaaaatgtgaACTTCGCGAATCTAGCACGGCTTTCTCCTCTGAAGTTATCAAAACGTGTTGACCAATTATATTTGACGAGAGTTCCCGATAGTTTTAATCGAATTCTCCACACATGTATGCAATTTCAAATCGATATCTTCCCATCAATTAACAagttttgaacaatttttatcCGCGCCCAGCGATAAGTGTCGCGCTAATGATACGCGATTCTTTCCGTTTTCCGCGGTtctaacaattattttcggcAGTTCTATAAGAGAGTTCagtgttttataattattgtttttttgcaGTGGAGATGCTGGTATCCGTGCAGCAAGTACTGTAGTTGTCAGCTGGATTTTCGCTCGTGAACGTCGCCGCGTCGTGAGTGAGTACGCCGACAGAGATGCGACATCGGATGAGGACCAcggagaagaggaggaggcctgggaggcatcaGGGGGCTTATTACGGTTTTTGGGTGAGCTCACTCACTTTTCACATTCTCATCTCACGTGACTTTGTTCACCCGATTACAGAAGTGTCGAGTGAAACTGCGAGATCACTTAGGCACTTCCAGCTTAGTGATTTCACATTTTCACGAAACCGCGCAAAAGTATCTAAACGATTaagaaataaacataaaaggTTGgattgtttcttaaaaaagagtactttttttatatctctctttccctctttttttgtaatatatttttcgagctgaatagatttaaataaaattttacaaaaagtgtTAATTCTGACTGTTAACTTTGTTAATTCTGAACTGCGTTCTCTTTTTCACTCGTCTTTTAGTTTATCactttattcttattactTAGGTTTATGTTCTTTactattttaaacaaataccTCTTTCTTAAGTGTAAAAGGCATTTGTTGTCGTAAGAGCAAAGTAATAATTTGGAActctacaatatttttatatttataatctacaaatatttttacgaacgttatttatacatatataatttaaacacattataattgtttacaataacgtcgtaaaaatatttgtatcattgcttaaaaaaaaaaaatatatatatatatatatatatgtatacagggtGCCCCTGAATTCTGgtacttttttcatatttagatAGAGCGAGCCAAACTGAGTCGAAAAGTCATGtaccattttgcaattttcgcaATAGTTGACGagttattaatgattaaaaatcgcCGTATTAGCCCGCCCACCGCCAATCCAAGCGCGCGGCGAGATGCGGCCGCCCCGCGGTCGGCGCGCGGGCAGTTGTTTATTACAAGCGGTGATGATTTCGCACGAGCGGCGCGTAACGCCGGGCTCCTGTCCTAAGCGATGATagtttctctcctttttttaaatagaaataaaattttctaacaacatagaacatttttttgtgcgtacgtatgtacatacgtgtgtaCATGCATACAGGAAAATATCAATTGTGCTGCTTAAAAAAGCGATTActcaatttacttttttttttagtaagtaACGGTTGTctttaagaaagaatattttcttgataatagtcttaaaatgtacaaattttagaaagagtCTTTATCATGTACTATGTACTCcaaaagaagaatttatacTCCTTCaaagaacataataaaattttatcaaagaaaagtcaaaataataaataaagtaatatgagGACCCTCGAGATTAAAATAGGAGAAGGCTACAAGGGTCAGACGCAGATCACAGTgcgtaatatcagaaataagTGATTTATTCGTCGTTTTGATACATTACATCGATccgtacgtttcggctcagTTTTGAGCCATCTCTTCAGCGGCAGTTACAGAAATTAAGTTACACGTTCTCCGTACCGTATGGTGAGTTTACTGATTCAAAGTATCAGAAACATAAACCAATTGATCCATATCtgtaaatttgttcaattattgttgagatattaaaaagatccCTTAGGAAACTCACCATTCGGTCTGAAAAACGTGGAATACAGAGCCATGTATACATAATGAATACTCTCTGCGAGAAGACTTGACGATCTTATCGACACGACACATGCACAGCAATGATATGAAAGGTCTAAAAAATCCGTGTCATTTTGAGACGGTGTCAAATCGTGCTTTGTTATAATTCTCACCGGTGTGTTGACCTACGACATGCCTCTTCTTGCAAGACCTTTCATATTATTGTGTGTCGTGTCGACAAGATCGTCAAGTCTTCTCGCACAGAGTAGATATTCATTATGTACGCATGGCTCTGTATTCCATGTTTTTCAGACCGAATGATGAGTTTCCTAAGggatctttttaatatctcaacattaattaaacaaatttacagATATGGATCAATTGGTCTATGTTTCTAATACTTTGAATCAGTAAACTCACCATACGGTACGGAGAACGTGTAACTTAATTTTTGTAACTaccgctgaagatggctcaaaactgagccgaaacgtacggATCGATGTAATGTATCAAAACGACGAATAAATCActtatttctgatattacgcACTGTGATCTGCGTCTGACCCTTGTAGCCTTCTCTTATTTTAATCTCGAGGGTCctcatattactttatttattattttgacctttctttgataaaattttattatgttctttGAAGGAGTATAAATTCTTCTTTCGAGTACATAGTACATGATAAAGactctttcaaaaatttgtacattttaagactattatcaagaaaatattctttcttaaagACAACCGTtacttactaaaaaaaaaagtaaattgagTAATCGCTTTTTTAAGCAGCACAATTGATATTTTCCTGTATGCATGtacacacgtatgtacatacgtacgcacaaaaaaatgttctatgttgttagaaaattttatttctatttaaaaaaaggagagaaactATCATCGCTTAGGACAGGAGCCCGGCGTTACGCGCCGCTCGTGCGAAATCATCGCCGCTTGTAATAAACAACTGCCCGCGCGCCGACCGCGGGGCGGCCGCATCTCGCCGCGCGCTTGGATTTGGCGGTGGGCGGGCTAATACGgcgatttttaatcattaataactCGTCAACTATTGCGAAAATTGCAAATGGTACATGACTTTTCGACTCAGTTTGGCTCGCTCTatctaaatatgaaaaagtatcAAGAATTCAggattgtatatatatatattattgctttattaataacacaaattgtattaacaaatgtttgaaaaaataattttacaatctttgtttcgattattttttataaacattaaattgctgatcagttttaattattaaaaaatatatattaaagatacaATCTTACTAGAAATGAAGAGTTAAAGCTTTTATAACTTAGAACGTCGAAGTAGTATCAAGAGAAACTCcaagatatgtaaaattatatcattttaacaAGAGTTTCAAATTAAAACGATTCGTATCGCTTCGGgaacaaattaatttcgattaaattgaaatgttcGATTAAAGATATCCCATTGAAACTGTATTTACAAAGAACGTTCGtaaataaacgtattaaaaaCGATGACTATCTCTCTCTAACTGactatatactattttatctttaacttTTAGATTTTAGGTATCCGTGTCGAAacgtttatatacattttcaattattttaggaATGATCTAGATtgcgttttaataaaaaaaaaatattaacttgaCTTCTCagcaaagaaattttaatttcaattttttatgtttcgcaaaatgtttcaaaagtatataatgtgCGAAAGACTCATTATTTCTGCATACATACACGTAAATACAGATATGCACATTTGCTTGAGACAAGATCTGTTACATCGCGATCTACTCGTCACAttcttaaactttaattatgaCACTGATCACAGTCTAAAGTTTCACGCAGTTTAATTTCGTCACTTTTTAGATTGATAATGCCATGCTTCGTGATGAGAATTGCTAATATAAAGATTATCGTGCGACATCATCTAAATGGCCCACGACATGATTTTTGTTGTTCGtgtttatatcgtttctttaatttgaaagttattttttacgtattattCAATGTTTTCcgcgattattaaattatccaCTGTATACAGAACAGTCTTTTCTCTTCGTCACTCTTGTTTGATTTCATCTTTTCACCTAAAAATTTTGTGTCGAGTCCGCTCACGCGAATAATCTCGTATTTTTATTAGGTGAAATCAACGGTAATTGGGTGAGCTGCTCACTTCCGTCACTTTCACTCAATCCGAGAACCGTAGTAACCCCCCAGGTgacggcggagcaaccgtgGGGTGAGTACTTGATTGTACGTGAATGTTCGTAATGTATTTGCTCGGGTGTAGTAGCTTTCAATTTTAGGATTGGTATTGATATGCTGTCGAATCCCTTCGCGTATGGCCGGGTCCAGTGTCttatgtttcttatattttcctCGTTGATCTGATTCGAGTAGTACATTCGCCAACTTATTCCGTTTTTCCTGTACTGTGCGTACTGTCCGAtcatttatatctataaagtattaataaaaatatcttacacACTCGAGCTTTTTGACCATCTTTATTGAAGTAGAACGCATTATCTCTTGTTGTTTTcttgttgtttttttatagaacGTGTTATCGGTTGTTGAAAGAAAAGCTAAGTAATATTACGGCCGATATTCCGAGCAATATTAggatgttaataaaaaactatatataaaatttaaattttaatcatcaAGCCAACGTTTTGACCTTACTTGGTCTTCCTCAAAGCATAAGGTGGTATACATTCAAAGTTAccataaaagtataaaaataaaataataataactgttgGAGTTTACATtagaaacattgaaaaatatagtcaTCGTCGGTGAACAAATACGACACACAATAGAAACAAGGTACATCAGATGGTCGATACCGCAGAGTCAATGTTTACACTTAAAGCTAGATAGCTCActtaaattgtcaaaatagGCCCTGTCTAGTATTTACCtgccttttttctttatcaaaattttttcaaacaaaataatttggtttaataactatatactatccaatccaaaattttttttctttcgattaTAATGATCATTTAAATGTGAGactattttgatattataaacatttgaatcaatttttttaaatatatacatattaaaaattgtagttCAAGTATTAAATGAggcatatttaaataattattatatgacaTCTGTGCTACTACTTTTTAGATTTCCAAATTTTGAAGTCATATTGATGTATTTCAGATAATATTGATTTCAAAATCGATATTGGTATGttaactttttcttctttcttgtTTACTGAATCCTTGTTTgacattttcgtttttttcttttttgaacttgcagttaaaaattatcaaaaaatattttaaaagaaacaataCCTACAGATTTctctaaacatttttacgtaaaatgttaatatttaattatttaaagtataaaaactattaaattaaaaatatataaatgtgtaaaacttaaattaaatgtatataattattattataaataatttggaaaCTTGAGTttgtcaattatatttttaatatctcttcgtgtaaagaaattttaaacacaTTAAATTTGTTGCGGCAGACATtcggattttaaatattttatacaactataatatattcaatgttAATGGTTGTTAAGGATCGAAAATAGTAACCTCGATGTAAGCATCGAGCCGCGAGGCTGATCGCTACGTGCCTGCTGTCAGTCTCGGGGCACGTATTCGATTCGGGGTTGTCGATCACGCCGCCCCGCGTGGTTGATCACGCGTCGATGTCGCCCCACGCACAGGTGCGAGCATGCCGGCGAGAATCGGAGCACGGCGCAACTCCGGACACGCGCAGTGTCTTTGTTCGCGATAACTGCGCCCCTCGCGCAACGCCGTCAATCATCGGATCAATCAGAGAGCGCCGCGTTCAGGATCTCTCCCCCGTTTCCGTCTCGAGAACTCTCCTGGCGGAAGAGAACGGCCTCGTGGCAGACTCGTTTCGCACGTCTCCAAATCAAGTGATTTCGGCAAAACGGCAAATATTCTGTGTGTGTGGTTTTTTCACCGATTTATGCGCGGCATTGCTGCTCAATAAGTTGTTAAAAGTGCGTGATGTCAAGGAACCCGAGACGTTCTCTAACACGTGCTCCTCCGCTCAACCGGGAGAAGCACGACTCCATATACTCCGAGTCGCCAAGAGCGGTCGATTGCTATCTTCGAGGGTGACCTTTCTGCTCACCAGGTGAGCTTGCCTCCGAGCAACTATCATCGCGTCGCGTTCGCGATCGTCGTCTGCCTCGTGGACAAGGGTTTCCGTCGCAAGGGCATCAAGTCGATGTTCTTGCAAGATTTCCGTATCGCGTTTGCGGCAGACAACAGATGAATCAAGATTTTCGATCGATTCGAATTCTGACAGTGTACGTGAAACGGTCGTTCGACATCGAGCCCCGATGCAATTCATTATTGGCCACGGAAGTCGTTTTCTTATTATGTCAAGACTCTGGCATTCGTCGATTTTAGTATGTGTATACAGATGGTCTATTTTTGACACAAATGAAATATTACTATGTAGTAATATTGTATTACTATATGCGCATCTGcgcatttgtatttaaatcatggtcatgaaaattagaaaactttcttaatttaaatatgcttaaagatcaaaattctttacagatatatgaattttcaataattgagcatagtaatattactgctcgatatttttatttttgaaataccactcctttaattttaactttgtatttaaaattgtatgtacGGTGTCTGCacaaaaacttatatttttatattttttttaatgcagatttttttaacagtgATATTATGCTTAATTTCTGATGTTGTAGATGCGATTGATATGATCTTTTCTTAACTTTACTAAATGACGAAATAGAGTTTATAGGTACTAATTTTGGTAAAAACaaccaatttattttttgtaaatactgtaatgttttatattctgAGTTAAAAAGTTCAAagccattttttataatatttaaaaaaatattcaaatttgtaacatc
The Temnothorax longispinosus isolate EJ_2023e chromosome 7, Tlon_JGU_v1, whole genome shotgun sequence DNA segment above includes these coding regions:
- the LOC139816657 gene encoding uncharacterized protein translates to MRVKSSSSMVYATLATEPAFSRRRVSRMTVESLEYRPAIEAGVRNNFTSKASEYRASPLLGDAGIRAASTVVVSWIFARERRRVVSEYADRDATSDEDHGEEEEAWEASGGLLRFLGEINGNWVSCSLPSLSLNPRTVVTPQVTAEQPWEISTDEHL